The following proteins are co-located in the Polymorphospora rubra genome:
- a CDS encoding L-aspartate oxidase: protein MDVPTPGLPALPRALAAPAPGWVENTDVVVVGSGIAGLTAALHLREAGLHVTVVTKVNIDDGSTRWAQGGIAAVLDPLDSPAAHASDTEIAGVGLCDPAAVRVLVEEGPSRVRELIRMGAEFDRHPDGSLMLTREGGHRANRIVHAGGDATGAEVQRALHAAVGRDPWIRLVEHALVLDLLRSADGRACGITLHVLGEGSEDGVGAILARAVVLATGGLGQVFAATTNPVVSTGDGVALALRAGAAVTDVEFVQFHPTSLVITDAGGAPRAQQPLVSEALRGEGAHLVDAAGHRFMVGRHELAELAPRDVVAKGIHRVMLADGVDHVFLDARHLGREFLEHRFPTIVASCRAAGVDPVTDLIPVAPAAHYASGGVRTDLYGRSSIPGLYACGEVACTGVHGANRLASNSLLEGLVFSRRIAEDIRRDLPPQADPVPGDPSAGESGWVVEPRIRIPLQRAMTRGAGVLRSAGTLADTAAELVRLGTGRSTPCTASWEATNLLTIGSLLVGAAYRRRETRGCHWRDDHAAASDEWLGHLVASIGPDGAVGHTWEASC, encoded by the coding sequence GGCGGGGCTGCACGTCACGGTCGTAACCAAGGTCAACATCGACGACGGTTCGACCCGGTGGGCGCAGGGCGGCATCGCCGCCGTACTCGACCCGTTGGACTCGCCGGCCGCGCACGCCTCCGACACCGAGATCGCCGGCGTCGGCCTGTGCGACCCGGCCGCGGTGCGCGTGCTGGTCGAGGAGGGGCCGAGCCGGGTCCGCGAGCTGATCCGGATGGGGGCGGAGTTCGACCGGCACCCCGACGGCTCGCTGATGCTGACCCGCGAGGGTGGCCACCGTGCCAACCGGATCGTGCACGCCGGTGGGGACGCGACCGGGGCGGAGGTCCAGCGGGCGCTGCACGCCGCGGTCGGCCGCGACCCGTGGATCCGGCTGGTCGAGCACGCCCTGGTCCTCGACCTCCTGCGGTCGGCCGACGGGCGGGCGTGCGGCATCACCCTGCACGTCCTCGGCGAGGGCAGCGAGGACGGCGTCGGCGCGATTCTCGCCCGGGCGGTGGTGCTGGCGACCGGCGGACTCGGCCAGGTCTTCGCGGCCACCACCAACCCCGTGGTGTCGACCGGTGACGGTGTCGCGCTCGCCCTGCGAGCCGGCGCGGCGGTGACCGATGTGGAGTTCGTCCAGTTCCATCCGACCTCGTTGGTGATCACCGACGCCGGTGGGGCACCCCGGGCGCAGCAGCCGCTGGTTTCCGAGGCGCTGCGGGGCGAGGGTGCCCATCTGGTCGACGCGGCGGGCCACCGGTTCATGGTCGGCCGGCACGAACTGGCCGAGTTGGCCCCGCGGGACGTGGTGGCCAAGGGCATCCACCGGGTGATGCTGGCCGACGGCGTCGACCACGTCTTCCTCGACGCCCGGCACCTCGGCCGCGAGTTCCTCGAACACCGGTTCCCGACGATCGTCGCGTCGTGCCGGGCGGCCGGCGTGGATCCGGTCACCGACCTGATCCCGGTCGCACCGGCGGCGCACTACGCCTCCGGCGGGGTCCGGACCGACCTGTACGGCCGTTCCTCGATTCCGGGCCTGTACGCCTGTGGCGAGGTCGCCTGCACCGGTGTGCACGGCGCCAACCGGCTGGCCAGCAACTCGCTGCTGGAGGGGCTGGTCTTCTCCCGGCGGATCGCCGAGGACATCCGGCGCGACCTGCCACCGCAGGCCGACCCGGTGCCGGGCGACCCGTCCGCCGGGGAATCCGGCTGGGTGGTCGAGCCGCGGATCCGTATCCCGTTGCAGCGGGCCATGACCCGTGGCGCCGGCGTTCTGCGGTCCGCCGGCACCCTCGCCGACACCGCGGCCGAACTGGTCCGGCTCGGCACCGGCCGGAGCACGCCGTGCACCGCGAGCTGGGAGGCGACCAACCTGCTGACCATCGGCTCGCTGCTGGTCGGGGCGGCGTATCGGCGCCGGGAGACCCGTGGCTGCCACTGGCGCGACGACCACGCCGCCGCCAGCGACGAGTGGCTGGGCCACCTGGTCGCGTCGATCGGACCCGACGGCGCCGTCGGTCACACCTGGGAGGCATCGTGCTGA